From Anaerohalosphaera lusitana, one genomic window encodes:
- a CDS encoding LamG-like jellyroll fold domain-containing protein, whose product MMKKLALLTLVIGLVGFVNAEQVYRLDFGPADQDLQSGFTSVQFDTPVTIDGADFHVTSSTGSASHMTNGNSAGELDGLPELNLLYDYIRQTSGGGSVTLTFSSVKSATYTLRYWQWVRDIYNVPENVKLQEQGGSVVYDFGKIIKSTTPYETVVYLDSTKTYELVMSDASARNYAYIAGFELIENFDKAHNPTPRPAEDFVSTNVTLEWNTAKISDTEINPDVNKHYLYGNINNAAGDPNMYYITEIPVNGETASYGPITLDYNTTYTWKVEEGIADGAGGTYPPGDPGNIDGYEWTFTTTPAIPVITTDPVSQLVEAGADATFTVSTENADNIDWYKYVDGTITNDTYIASGSTLTITGATAADEGRYFAVATNNQTTDQIQSATARLMTKRLVAHWDFEGDLIDEVAGFTGIATDPNQADGDNPAFSYVTGVNGFGQALELTADTYVEVQNSVDAFNFYPTGFTVSAWVKKDGGGYQGYIGKNDRNSTDTQQGFSLYQQYSNGGVILREAGGLYAPSGTDVNDNNWHLVVGLYDADAGRLAVYVDGLLTGETSVSGSPLENNSPLLLGVQDVNTETGQLYWPFNGTLDEVKLYSYPISDTAIGYEYLDFNEGTMCVDDEGLQFDFNDDCVVDINDFAEFASTWLNCREIPTCLADPR is encoded by the coding sequence ATGATGAAGAAACTCGCTTTACTAACCCTCGTTATCGGCCTCGTTGGCTTTGTCAACGCCGAACAGGTCTACAGACTCGACTTCGGACCGGCAGACCAGGATCTGCAGTCTGGCTTTACAAGCGTACAGTTTGACACGCCTGTAACCATCGACGGTGCGGACTTCCACGTCACCTCGTCGACGGGCTCGGCCTCGCACATGACAAACGGCAACAGCGCCGGTGAACTCGACGGCCTGCCAGAACTCAACCTGCTCTACGACTACATCCGACAAACATCAGGCGGCGGCTCCGTCACACTCACTTTCTCAAGCGTAAAATCCGCCACCTACACCCTCAGATACTGGCAATGGGTACGCGACATCTACAACGTCCCCGAAAACGTCAAGCTGCAGGAACAGGGCGGATCCGTTGTATACGACTTCGGCAAGATAATCAAAAGCACAACACCATACGAAACCGTCGTCTACCTCGACTCCACGAAAACATACGAACTCGTCATGTCCGATGCCAGCGCCAGAAATTACGCATACATCGCTGGCTTCGAACTCATCGAAAACTTCGACAAGGCTCACAACCCCACACCACGCCCAGCCGAAGATTTCGTAAGCACCAACGTAACACTCGAATGGAACACTGCAAAGATATCCGACACCGAGATCAACCCCGACGTAAACAAGCACTATCTTTACGGCAACATCAACAACGCTGCCGGCGACCCCAACATGTACTACATCACCGAAATCCCCGTTAACGGCGAAACTGCTTCCTACGGCCCAATCACACTCGACTACAACACCACCTACACATGGAAGGTCGAAGAAGGCATCGCTGACGGCGCAGGCGGAACATACCCACCAGGCGACCCCGGCAACATCGACGGCTACGAATGGACATTCACCACGACACCAGCAATCCCCGTCATCACAACTGACCCCGTCAGCCAGCTCGTAGAAGCAGGCGCAGACGCAACATTCACAGTCTCCACCGAAAACGCCGACAACATTGACTGGTACAAATACGTCGACGGAACCATCACCAACGACACCTACATAGCTTCAGGCTCGACCCTGACCATCACTGGCGCAACAGCAGCCGATGAAGGCCGCTATTTTGCAGTCGCAACCAACAACCAGACAACCGACCAGATCCAATCCGCAACTGCACGCCTCATGACAAAACGCCTCGTCGCACACTGGGACTTCGAAGGCGACCTCATCGACGAAGTCGCAGGCTTCACAGGCATCGCCACCGACCCCAACCAGGCCGACGGCGACAACCCTGCATTCAGCTACGTCACCGGCGTCAACGGTTTCGGCCAGGCCCTTGAACTCACCGCTGACACCTACGTCGAAGTACAGAACAGCGTCGACGCATTCAACTTCTACCCAACCGGCTTCACCGTCAGCGCATGGGTCAAAAAGGACGGCGGCGGCTACCAGGGCTACATCGGTAAGAACGACCGCAACAGCACCGACACCCAGCAGGGCTTCAGCCTCTATCAGCAGTACAGCAACGGCGGCGTCATTCTCCGCGAAGCGGGCGGCCTCTACGCACCTTCCGGAACCGACGTCAACGACAACAACTGGCACCTCGTCGTAGGCCTCTACGACGCCGATGCCGGCAGACTCGCGGTTTACGTCGACGGCCTACTCACAGGCGAAACCAGCGTCTCAGGCAGCCCCCTCGAGAACAACTCGCCTCTGCTGCTCGGCGTCCAGGACGTCAACACCGAAACAGGCCAGCTATACTGGCCCTTCAACGGTACACTCGACGAAGTCAAGCTCTACAGCTATCCGATCAGCGACACTGCTATCGGCTACGAATACCTCGACTTCAACGAAGGCACAATGTGCGTTGACGACGAAGGCCTCCAGTTCGACTTCAACGATGACTGCGTAGTAGACATCAACGACTTCGCCGAATTCGCAAGCACCTGGCTCAACTGCCGCGAGATCCCAACCTGCCTCGCAGACCCACGCTAA
- a CDS encoding sigma-70 family RNA polymerase sigma factor, producing the protein MPKQNGRKTEIFVDLLTANYHSISSFVHSQILDSSDAEDVMQETTSMLWQRFDEFEIGTNFAAWASTVARYRILEFRRQKKKNHPHLSPKTLEILSGEADHALQDTAPKLKALKKCLSELPVKDHRVIDMKYRHGIGVNSIADKFQTSASAIYRTLTRTKEVLMRCVNKKIKHEGLL; encoded by the coding sequence ATGCCAAAACAAAACGGACGTAAAACCGAGATATTCGTGGACCTGCTAACCGCAAATTACCACAGCATCAGTTCGTTCGTACATTCACAGATACTCGATTCCTCGGATGCCGAAGACGTAATGCAGGAAACCACATCCATGCTCTGGCAGAGATTCGATGAATTCGAGATCGGAACCAATTTCGCAGCCTGGGCTTCCACAGTCGCCAGATACAGGATTCTCGAATTTCGCCGCCAAAAAAAGAAAAACCATCCACATCTCAGCCCAAAAACACTCGAGATCCTCAGCGGTGAAGCTGACCACGCACTTCAGGATACGGCCCCAAAACTAAAGGCCCTAAAAAAATGCCTCAGCGAATTACCCGTAAAGGACCACAGGGTCATCGACATGAAATACCGCCACGGTATAGGCGTCAATTCCATCGCGGATAAGTTCCAGACCTCCGCATCAGCTATATATAGGACTCTCACAAGAACAAAAGAGGTCCTTATGCGTTGCGTAAACAAAAAAATAAAGCATGAGGGGCTGCTGTGA
- a CDS encoding lysophospholipid acyltransferase family protein — protein sequence MGIGKGCGWLWYRLAWVLMWVLSRTFFRMRVWGRENVPMEGPLLLLSNHQSYFDPIFCQVTQGRELWYVARDTLFRNRFFGWLIGTVHASPIKRGEMDMAAMRNIIGQLKEGKTLCLFPEGTRTEDGRISAVKGGLSLITRRTGAKALPVVIDGAYEAWGKGKKRPRFWEQIGVMIGEPFTADEIKEMGDEEFARRFTAKLREMQGELRRKLGKEAFDYGDEGGARCENLSRRNTKEKKLKGRKEDKESLRDG from the coding sequence ATGGGTATTGGTAAGGGATGCGGATGGTTATGGTACCGGTTGGCGTGGGTGCTGATGTGGGTGCTGTCGCGTACATTTTTCAGGATGCGGGTCTGGGGTCGTGAGAACGTGCCGATGGAGGGGCCCTTGCTGCTTTTGAGCAACCATCAGAGCTATTTCGATCCTATATTCTGCCAGGTGACGCAGGGGCGTGAGCTTTGGTATGTGGCGAGGGATACGCTTTTTCGGAACCGGTTTTTCGGGTGGCTGATAGGTACGGTGCATGCTTCGCCGATCAAGCGGGGCGAGATGGATATGGCTGCTATGCGGAATATTATCGGACAGTTGAAGGAGGGCAAGACGCTTTGCCTGTTTCCGGAGGGAACGCGGACGGAGGACGGGCGGATCAGTGCGGTGAAAGGGGGATTGAGCCTGATCACTCGGCGGACGGGCGCGAAGGCGCTGCCTGTGGTGATAGATGGTGCTTATGAGGCGTGGGGGAAGGGTAAGAAGCGGCCGAGGTTTTGGGAGCAGATCGGTGTGATGATCGGTGAACCTTTTACGGCGGATGAGATAAAGGAAATGGGGGATGAGGAGTTTGCGAGGCGGTTTACGGCGAAGCTGCGGGAGATGCAGGGGGAGCTGAGACGTAAGCTGGGCAAGGAGGCGTTTGATTATGGTGATGAGGGTGGTGCCAGGTGCGAAAATCTATCACGTAGAAACACGAAGGAAAAGAAGCTGAAAGGAAGAAAAGAAGATAAGGAGTCGCTTCGCGACGGCTGA
- the ispH gene encoding 4-hydroxy-3-methylbut-2-enyl diphosphate reductase has translation MKVKVAEKCGFCPGVRNAINLARKTLAENSGGKVYCLGQIIHNNDIVDELSEAGLETVDSIDEIEGGTVLIRSHGATLAEIEELEKKGVRIVDATCVRVKRVQRIARELSKERYKVVVIGDENHPEVKAVVGYAENVAVIGSREDLHKLSGHGKLGVMCQTTQSPDHFSGTVAEIMDYGFSELKIVNTLCSETKKRQDAAVKLCKEVDVMFVLGGLHSANTRKLAELCKKHNNRTFHLQNWRELDKKLVCGIETVGVTAGASTPDRVIDSFVEHVKAFGEAGE, from the coding sequence ATGAAAGTGAAAGTGGCGGAAAAGTGCGGGTTTTGTCCGGGTGTTCGCAATGCGATCAATCTGGCGCGGAAGACTTTGGCGGAAAACAGTGGCGGGAAGGTGTACTGCCTGGGGCAGATAATTCATAATAACGATATTGTGGACGAGCTTAGTGAAGCCGGGCTGGAGACGGTCGATTCGATCGACGAGATCGAGGGCGGGACGGTGCTGATCCGTTCGCATGGGGCGACGCTTGCGGAGATAGAGGAGCTGGAAAAGAAGGGCGTTCGGATCGTGGATGCGACGTGTGTGCGTGTTAAGCGGGTTCAGCGGATCGCCAGGGAGCTCAGCAAGGAGCGTTATAAGGTGGTCGTGATCGGCGATGAGAACCATCCGGAGGTCAAGGCTGTGGTGGGGTATGCCGAGAACGTGGCGGTCATCGGGAGCAGGGAAGATCTTCATAAGTTAAGCGGTCACGGGAAGTTAGGTGTGATGTGCCAGACGACTCAGAGCCCGGATCATTTCAGCGGGACGGTGGCGGAGATCATGGATTATGGGTTTTCGGAGTTAAAGATCGTTAATACTTTGTGCAGTGAGACGAAAAAGCGGCAGGATGCGGCGGTGAAGCTGTGCAAGGAGGTGGATGTGATGTTCGTGCTGGGGGGGCTGCACAGCGCGAATACGCGGAAGCTGGCTGAATTGTGTAAAAAACATAATAATCGTACGTTTCATTTGCAAAATTGGAGAGAACTTGATAAAAAGTTAGTTTGCGGAATTGAGACCGTAGGCGTTACCGCGGGCGCTTCGACGCCGGACCGGGTGATCGACAGTTTTGTCGAGCATGTGAAGGCGTTCGGTGAGGCGGGCGAGTAG
- a CDS encoding 30S ribosomal protein S1 produces the protein MVDRNIVNKLGMTNEELEQEINGLFTEECSSLLEKELDQKVEDLIPGTILTGKIVSQIGSDVIVELGLKSEGLVEASEFDDPEDIVEGKEIEVLLEEMDADGSMLLSKRKADRIRGWEHIINTKEEGDVVTGRVTRRIKGGLLVDIGVPVFLPASQVDIRKPGDISRFIGEDIECKILKIDTDNRNIVVSRRRLIEEEREVRKQKILEEIEEGQVRKGIVKNIADFGVFVDLGGVDGLLHISDLSWGRVSHPSEVVEFDQEIEVMVIGVDKENEKISLGLKQKQESPWKTVEDRYPVGARVKGTVVNIMNYGAFVRLEEGIEGLVHISEMSWTKRISHPGDVVTLGEEIEVVVLDVNKDKQEISLGIKQLEANPWTVAAQKYPAGTIVDAKVTGLTNYGAFVEIEPGIDGLIHISDLSWTKKYNHPNEALDKGQDIKCVVLDVDEEKHRVSLGIKQLTEDPWKHAIPSNYMPGQIVKGHVTKLTNFGVFVELEEDLEGLLHISELADEKIDKPQDVVNVGDELEVKILRVDTDSRKIGLSLRRVQWSAEEAEQAGAGQAPQEGEGGGEEEARRGGLDGSLMPDTLQIPKREEGSEEEKSE, from the coding sequence ATGGTAGACAGAAACATTGTTAACAAGTTGGGTATGACCAACGAGGAGCTGGAGCAGGAGATCAATGGGCTTTTTACAGAGGAGTGTTCTTCGCTGCTCGAGAAAGAGCTTGACCAGAAGGTAGAGGACCTGATCCCGGGAACGATCCTGACGGGTAAGATCGTCAGCCAGATCGGCAGTGACGTTATCGTTGAGCTGGGTCTCAAGAGTGAGGGCCTGGTTGAAGCGAGCGAATTCGATGATCCTGAAGATATTGTCGAAGGCAAGGAGATCGAGGTACTTCTGGAAGAGATGGACGCTGACGGCAGCATGCTGCTGAGTAAGCGCAAGGCTGACCGAATCCGCGGTTGGGAACACATCATCAACACGAAGGAAGAAGGCGATGTGGTTACCGGTCGTGTTACCAGGCGGATCAAGGGTGGTCTGCTGGTGGATATCGGCGTTCCTGTATTCCTGCCTGCGAGCCAGGTTGACATCCGCAAGCCGGGTGATATCAGCAGGTTCATCGGTGAAGACATCGAGTGCAAAATCCTCAAGATAGATACAGATAACCGCAACATCGTAGTTTCGCGTCGTCGTCTGATCGAAGAAGAACGCGAAGTACGCAAGCAGAAGATCCTGGAAGAGATCGAAGAAGGCCAGGTTCGCAAGGGTATCGTCAAGAACATCGCGGACTTTGGTGTGTTTGTTGATCTCGGCGGTGTTGACGGTCTGCTGCATATTTCTGACCTTAGCTGGGGCCGTGTTTCGCATCCTTCAGAGGTTGTGGAATTCGATCAGGAGATCGAAGTCATGGTCATCGGCGTGGACAAGGAAAACGAGAAGATCAGTCTGGGCCTGAAGCAGAAGCAGGAGAGCCCGTGGAAGACTGTCGAAGATCGTTATCCTGTCGGTGCCCGCGTGAAGGGTACTGTCGTGAACATCATGAACTACGGTGCGTTCGTCCGTCTGGAAGAGGGCATCGAGGGCCTGGTGCATATCAGCGAGATGAGCTGGACGAAGCGTATTTCGCATCCGGGCGATGTTGTTACGCTTGGCGAAGAGATCGAAGTTGTCGTTCTGGACGTCAACAAGGACAAGCAGGAAATTTCGCTTGGTATCAAGCAGCTTGAAGCGAATCCGTGGACGGTTGCGGCTCAGAAGTATCCGGCGGGTACTATCGTCGATGCGAAGGTTACCGGCCTGACGAATTACGGTGCGTTTGTTGAGATCGAGCCTGGTATCGACGGGCTGATCCACATCAGTGATCTTAGCTGGACGAAGAAGTACAACCATCCGAACGAGGCTCTGGATAAGGGTCAGGATATCAAGTGCGTTGTGCTGGACGTCGACGAAGAGAAGCATCGCGTTTCGCTGGGCATCAAGCAGCTTACAGAGGATCCGTGGAAGCACGCGATCCCGAGCAACTATATGCCTGGTCAGATCGTCAAGGGCCACGTCACCAAACTTACGAATTTTGGTGTCTTCGTAGAGCTGGAAGAGGATCTGGAAGGTTTGCTGCATATCAGCGAGCTTGCTGACGAGAAGATCGACAAGCCGCAGGATGTTGTGAATGTAGGCGATGAGCTCGAGGTCAAGATACTGCGTGTCGATACCGATTCGCGTAAGATCGGCCTGAGCCTGAGACGCGTGCAGTGGTCGGCTGAGGAAGCTGAGCAGGCTGGTGCAGGTCAGGCTCCTCAAGAGGGCGAAGGCGGCGGTGAGGAAGAAGCACGCCGCGGCGGTCTTGACGGTTCGCTGATGCCTGATACGCTTCAGATCCCGAAGCGCGAAGAGGGCTCTGAGGAAGAGAAGAGCGAGTAG
- a CDS encoding patatin-like phospholipase family protein — MTSFKPRTVSISVIILLITTIAGCARSRSPLPVDRVADGQIPGFNAIRYWEAQHKPPINPNSKYSSGCNILALSGGGSKGAFGAGYLNGWSDTGTRPQFNIVTGISTGALIAPLAFLGPEYDEELAISYTTVETKDILRARGLLGNGILPLLFSESYATTKPLQRMIDGLLTPEVFRAIAAEHAKGRRLYIGTTNIDAQRMMVWDMGAIASSDHPDARKLFEKVMLASASIPGAFPPVLFEVQIDGKLYDEMHVDGGVITGVIGYGSSLQKGLDTNAACNLYVIKNGKLDVEHAQVKRKALPIMKRSIATIMKAQAWSSMIRLRNIAKQDNVTFRYISLPENFEQKGEEMFDPKDMKRMYDLGYSIATSDKPWQKEVPLFKEDEKWLWTPPR; from the coding sequence ATGACCAGCTTCAAACCAAGAACCGTCAGCATTTCCGTAATTATTCTTCTCATAACCACCATCGCTGGCTGTGCCCGCTCACGCAGTCCATTACCGGTAGACAGAGTAGCCGACGGACAGATACCCGGCTTCAATGCAATCCGCTATTGGGAGGCTCAGCACAAACCACCCATAAACCCAAACTCGAAATACTCCTCAGGTTGTAATATCCTCGCCCTGTCCGGAGGAGGTTCCAAGGGAGCTTTCGGCGCAGGATACCTCAACGGATGGTCGGACACCGGTACGCGACCCCAATTCAACATCGTCACCGGAATCAGCACCGGCGCCCTGATTGCACCGCTCGCATTCCTGGGACCGGAATACGATGAAGAACTCGCGATAAGCTACACCACCGTCGAAACAAAAGACATCCTTCGCGCTAGAGGGCTCCTGGGCAACGGCATTCTACCTCTTCTGTTCAGCGAATCTTATGCGACCACCAAACCTCTTCAGCGCATGATAGATGGACTATTGACTCCCGAAGTATTCCGAGCTATAGCCGCAGAACACGCCAAAGGCCGCAGACTCTACATCGGAACCACAAACATCGATGCACAAAGAATGATGGTTTGGGACATGGGTGCTATCGCAAGCAGTGACCATCCCGATGCCCGAAAGCTTTTCGAAAAAGTGATGCTGGCCTCCGCATCTATCCCCGGAGCCTTCCCGCCCGTGCTCTTCGAAGTGCAAATCGACGGCAAACTCTACGATGAAATGCATGTCGACGGCGGCGTTATCACCGGTGTGATCGGTTACGGCTCAAGCCTCCAGAAAGGCCTCGACACCAACGCAGCTTGCAACCTCTACGTCATCAAAAACGGCAAGCTTGATGTCGAACATGCCCAGGTTAAACGCAAGGCTCTACCTATAATGAAACGATCGATTGCTACAATAATGAAGGCCCAGGCCTGGTCCAGCATGATACGCCTTCGAAACATTGCCAAACAGGATAATGTCACCTTCAGATATATAAGCCTGCCCGAAAACTTCGAACAAAAAGGCGAAGAAATGTTCGACCCCAAAGACATGAAACGTATGTACGACCTCGGCTACAGCATAGCAACCTCAGACAAACCATGGCAAAAAGAGGTCCCGCTCTTCAAAGAAGACGAGAAGTGGCTCTGGACACCCCCACGCTAA
- a CDS encoding SDR family NAD(P)-dependent oxidoreductase, giving the protein MPKAIIIGATSGIGRACALELADRGYVVAATGRRTEKLEQLKDEIGINCHIRRMDVTDTEDARKGFLELAEKMGGCDTVIINSGIGYADNRPKWANEKSTIDVNVTGFVALASRALDYFTEHGGGHIVGISSIAGLRGGPSCAYNASKAFVSNYMDGLRFTADKNNIAVTDVRPGFVETPLIEGRDRLFWVASSQKAAKQIADAMQNKKKRVYITRRWTIIAALIKILPDWAYFRIR; this is encoded by the coding sequence ATGCCAAAAGCAATAATCATCGGAGCCACCAGCGGAATTGGCCGAGCCTGCGCACTCGAACTCGCCGACCGCGGCTACGTCGTCGCAGCCACAGGCCGACGCACCGAAAAACTCGAACAGCTCAAAGACGAAATAGGCATCAACTGCCACATCCGCCGCATGGACGTAACCGACACCGAAGACGCACGCAAGGGCTTCCTGGAACTCGCCGAAAAAATGGGAGGCTGCGACACCGTCATCATCAACTCCGGCATAGGCTACGCGGACAACCGTCCCAAATGGGCTAACGAAAAATCCACCATCGACGTAAACGTCACCGGCTTCGTCGCACTCGCATCCCGGGCCCTCGACTACTTCACCGAGCACGGCGGCGGACACATCGTCGGCATCTCCTCCATCGCCGGCCTACGAGGCGGACCCTCCTGCGCATACAACGCCTCCAAAGCCTTCGTCTCAAACTATATGGACGGCCTCCGTTTCACCGCCGACAAAAACAACATCGCCGTAACCGACGTCCGACCCGGCTTCGTCGAAACCCCGCTCATCGAAGGGCGCGACCGCCTCTTCTGGGTCGCCTCCTCACAAAAAGCCGCAAAACAGATCGCCGACGCAATGCAAAACAAGAAAAAACGCGTATACATAACCCGCCGATGGACCATCATCGCCGCCCTCATAAAGATCCTCCCCGACTGGGCATACTTCCGGATCCGCTGA
- a CDS encoding DUF2330 domain-containing protein, giving the protein MKKLITTALLLTLILPAAAHADGKIFPRAHIKAKLAMPSQRAIISYRDGIETLIVESSFEGPGEEFGWIIPVPNEPTQFKAATPGLLDTLELNLRPKITHINLEIIVIALAALLVALWILLDVLVKRKPFLIFLSCGTILVFIVSVLTIYFFPVRSQLKLNLDQYVNETAEQTLHALDLNVFTPDNTDQINDWLTANGCIPLANDKSKIITDYAADGWHFITAKLLNDGAQTDHLVTIPLKIVFPTNKPIYPARLITNTDGTKLDLFIIGPEKAQAKGLNTIFADEFHKNDYQANINDQFEILDGSVFTADRFHRTRLSTTAVDDILWDNSFVTRLEGENLTEDLPIKFNGTEAERDLTFTDPGATLVASAAALIVAAAILTFIRTVGAKRIFSQTTKSIFPFVLPAIALCALAVFIAIYATLDRSRIGFAQNWLLDTGFADRFQTKSIYYTALDTAENLRQANNFSIQNMQAEMKEYTKDMTNYYHGRKGIEQGDSPGDYQLLEDERGIVLRTYTQHGTPIEMPLRKELENLKSEK; this is encoded by the coding sequence ATGAAAAAGCTGATCACAACCGCATTACTGCTGACACTGATCCTCCCAGCCGCCGCACACGCCGACGGCAAGATCTTCCCACGCGCACATATAAAAGCAAAACTCGCCATGCCCAGCCAGCGCGCGATAATCTCTTACCGCGACGGCATCGAAACCCTCATAGTCGAAAGCTCATTCGAAGGCCCGGGCGAAGAATTCGGCTGGATCATCCCCGTCCCCAACGAACCAACACAATTCAAAGCCGCCACCCCAGGCCTACTCGACACCCTCGAACTAAACCTCCGCCCGAAAATTACACATATAAATTTAGAAATAATAGTTATTGCTCTGGCGGCATTATTAGTGGCCCTGTGGATACTGTTGGATGTGCTGGTAAAACGAAAACCATTTCTGATTTTTCTTTCATGCGGAACGATTCTAGTCTTTATCGTATCGGTTCTTACCATCTACTTTTTCCCGGTGCGTAGCCAGCTTAAACTCAACCTTGATCAATACGTTAACGAAACTGCCGAACAGACACTCCACGCTCTGGATCTGAATGTATTTACCCCCGACAATACCGACCAAATCAACGACTGGCTTACTGCTAATGGTTGCATCCCTTTAGCAAATGACAAGAGCAAAATCATAACTGATTATGCAGCCGACGGCTGGCACTTTATCACAGCAAAACTGCTTAATGACGGAGCCCAAACCGATCATCTCGTAACCATTCCCCTGAAAATAGTTTTTCCAACCAATAAACCCATCTACCCAGCCAGGCTTATAACAAATACAGATGGAACGAAGCTCGATCTTTTCATCATAGGCCCCGAAAAGGCACAGGCAAAAGGTCTCAACACCATCTTTGCAGATGAATTTCATAAGAATGATTACCAGGCTAATATTAATGATCAATTCGAAATCCTTGACGGGTCCGTTTTCACTGCAGATAGGTTCCACAGAACGCGCCTCAGCACCACAGCCGTCGACGATATCCTGTGGGACAATAGCTTTGTGACCAGACTGGAAGGTGAGAATCTCACAGAAGATTTACCTATCAAATTCAATGGAACTGAGGCCGAGAGAGATTTGACTTTTACCGATCCCGGTGCCACCCTCGTCGCCTCGGCCGCAGCTCTTATAGTAGCAGCAGCAATATTAACTTTTATTCGCACGGTAGGAGCAAAAAGGATATTTAGCCAAACGACAAAAAGCATTTTCCCCTTTGTTCTTCCAGCAATAGCCTTATGTGCACTTGCCGTTTTCATCGCTATTTATGCAACCTTGGACCGCTCCAGAATCGGCTTTGCCCAGAATTGGTTGCTCGACACAGGATTTGCCGATAGATTCCAAACTAAGTCCATTTATTACACCGCGTTGGATACGGCAGAAAACCTGCGCCAGGCAAACAATTTTAGTATTCAGAATATGCAAGCCGAAATGAAAGAATACACCAAAGACATGACAAACTATTACCACGGCCGTAAAGGCATCGAACAAGGCGACTCCCCCGGCGACTACCAGCTCCTCGAAGACGAACGCGGCATCGTCTTGCGAACCTACACCCAGCACGGCACACCGATCGAAATGCCCCTGCGCAAAGAGCTCGAAAACCTAAAGTCCGAAAAATAG